From one Pedobacter faecalis genomic stretch:
- the clpX gene encoding ATP-dependent Clp protease ATP-binding subunit ClpX — MARQNKESRCSFCGSGKQDTLMLIEGLDAFICDKCVTQANQLLVQEMGSKKTKPLDSSITLLKPQEIKEHMDQYVIGQSDAKKVLAVAVYNHYKRLSQKDEGDEVEIEKSNIMLVGETGTGKTLLAKTIAKILHVPFCICDATVLTEAGYVGEDVESILTRLLQAADYDVTSAERGIVYIDEVDKVARKSDNPSITRDVSGEGVQQALLKILEGTIVNVPPQGGRKHPDQKMIPVNTNNILFICGGAFDGIERKIANRLRTQAVGYKVRRDEEELDLNNLYKYITPQDLKSFGLIPELIGRIPVLTHLNPLDKAALRNILTEPKNSLVKQYEKLFAIENVKLIFEDEVLDFIVDKAMEYNLGARGLRSICEAIMLDAMFEIPSEKHVSELVVTLDYAVEKFEKADFKKLKAA, encoded by the coding sequence ATGGCTAGACAAAACAAAGAATCCCGTTGCTCGTTTTGCGGATCAGGTAAGCAAGATACTTTAATGCTTATTGAAGGCCTCGATGCGTTTATATGCGACAAGTGTGTAACCCAGGCAAACCAACTCCTGGTTCAGGAGATGGGAAGCAAGAAAACCAAACCGCTTGATTCTTCGATTACGCTGCTGAAACCGCAGGAAATCAAGGAGCATATGGATCAGTATGTTATTGGTCAGAGCGACGCGAAGAAGGTATTGGCTGTCGCGGTGTATAATCACTATAAACGACTGAGCCAGAAAGATGAGGGAGATGAAGTAGAGATTGAGAAGTCGAACATCATGCTGGTTGGCGAAACAGGTACCGGTAAGACGCTTTTGGCCAAAACGATTGCCAAAATACTGCATGTTCCGTTCTGTATCTGTGATGCAACGGTACTTACCGAGGCCGGATATGTTGGCGAGGATGTAGAGAGCATTCTGACGAGGCTGTTGCAGGCGGCTGATTATGACGTGACTTCAGCCGAGCGCGGTATCGTGTATATTGATGAGGTAGATAAGGTGGCCCGTAAAAGCGATAATCCTTCAATTACCAGGGATGTATCTGGCGAGGGCGTTCAGCAGGCCCTGCTTAAAATACTTGAAGGTACAATTGTTAATGTGCCGCCGCAGGGCGGGCGTAAGCATCCCGACCAAAAGATGATCCCAGTGAATACCAACAATATTCTTTTTATATGCGGGGGGGCGTTTGACGGCATTGAGCGTAAGATAGCTAACCGTTTGCGTACACAGGCCGTAGGGTATAAGGTACGCCGCGATGAAGAGGAACTGGATTTGAATAACTTGTATAAGTATATCACGCCCCAAGACCTGAAGTCGTTCGGACTGATCCCGGAGCTTATTGGCCGTATCCCTGTGCTTACTCACTTGAATCCTTTGGATAAAGCGGCACTGAGAAACATCTTAACAGAGCCTAAAAATTCACTGGTGAAGCAATACGAAAAGTTGTTTGCCATTGAAAACGTGAAACTGATTTTTGAGGACGAGGTTCTGGATTTCATTGTGGATAAGGCGATGGAATATAACCTCGGCGCCAGGGGGCTGAGGTCGATATGCGAGGCCATCATGCTCGACGCTATGTTTGAAATTCCGTCAGAAAAGCATGTCAGCGAGCTGGTTGTTACGCTGGACTACGCCGTAGAAAAATTTGAGAAGGCTGACTTCAAAAAATTGAAGGCTGCCTGA
- the clpP gene encoding ATP-dependent Clp endopeptidase proteolytic subunit ClpP, which yields MKIDKDEFRKYAVKHHRINGLNVDRFIGATNNSPKSMTPYIIEERQLNVAQMDVFSRLMMDRIIFLGDAIYDQNANIIQAQLLFLQSVDNNRDIQIYINSPGGSVYAGLGIYDTMQYITPDVATICTGMAASMGAVLLVAGAAGKRAALQHSRVMIHQPSGGAQGVASDMEINLREMLKLKKELYDIISKHSGQTYEWVEKASDRDYWMKAEEAKDFGMIDEVLGGTKKD from the coding sequence ATGAAAATTGATAAAGACGAATTCAGAAAATACGCAGTTAAACATCATCGCATAAACGGGTTGAACGTGGACCGCTTTATCGGGGCTACAAATAATAGCCCAAAGAGTATGACGCCTTATATTATTGAGGAGCGCCAGCTTAATGTGGCTCAGATGGACGTGTTTTCACGTTTGATGATGGATCGCATTATATTCCTTGGAGATGCCATTTACGATCAGAATGCTAATATTATCCAGGCGCAGTTGCTATTTCTTCAGTCGGTAGACAACAACCGCGATATTCAAATCTACATCAATTCTCCGGGTGGATCTGTTTATGCAGGTTTAGGTATATATGATACCATGCAGTACATTACACCTGATGTGGCTACGATTTGTACCGGTATGGCAGCCTCTATGGGCGCCGTTCTGCTGGTAGCCGGAGCAGCGGGCAAGCGTGCAGCACTCCAGCATTCCAGGGTAATGATCCACCAGCCTTCCGGTGGCGCGCAGGGTGTTGCTTCAGATATGGAGATCAACCTGAGAGAAATGCTGAAACTGAAAAAGGAATTGTATGATATTATATCAAAGCACTCAGGTCAGACTTATGAATGGGTGGAGAAAGCATCGGACCGCGACTACTGGATGAAAGCAGAAGAGGCGAAAGATTTTGGAATGATTGATGAAGTGCTTGGCGGTACGAAGAAAGATTAA
- the tig gene encoding trigger factor: protein MNITQEKIDDLNAVVKIKIAPEDYTEKVDKAIKEQAKKANLPGFRKGMVPASHIKRMYGKSILVEEINTLLSDTINKHLTDNKVEILGQPLPKMDDEREFKWDYTDEFEFDYELGLAPSIDISVSSKNQFKKYNVKADQETLDARIKNIRRSYGKMTNPEISAEGDVLYSELTQLSPDGSVFEGGINHTGSIRLDQVTDKKILKSLVGLKKDDVVELDVQKAFNNDEVIIAKLLNISEEDAKEVKSNFRVTVKNVNRLEEADLNQEFFDKLFGEGTVTDEAGFTAKITEEIESMFAQDADRKLQNDMYNQLMESVNIELPDAFLRKWLKATNEKLTDEELEEGYNDFAKNLKWTLIENKIIKDNEIEIKYEDVFALAKQRLDAQFRMYSPSPLPEDQLAQYTANFLKEKDNANRIFDEVKALKVFEYIKSVATLNEEEITYNKFTELK, encoded by the coding sequence ATGAATATTACACAGGAAAAAATTGATGATCTGAACGCAGTTGTTAAAATAAAGATTGCGCCTGAGGATTACACAGAGAAGGTTGACAAAGCGATCAAAGAGCAGGCTAAAAAGGCAAACCTTCCAGGTTTTCGTAAGGGAATGGTTCCTGCTTCGCATATTAAAAGGATGTACGGCAAGAGCATTCTTGTAGAAGAGATCAATACCCTGTTAAGCGATACCATCAATAAACACCTGACAGATAATAAAGTAGAGATTTTGGGTCAGCCGCTTCCTAAAATGGATGACGAGCGCGAGTTTAAGTGGGATTATACAGATGAATTTGAATTTGATTACGAGCTGGGCCTTGCTCCCTCGATAGATATCTCTGTTAGTTCCAAGAATCAGTTTAAAAAGTATAATGTTAAGGCCGATCAGGAAACGCTGGATGCCAGGATCAAGAATATCCGCAGAAGCTATGGCAAAATGACAAATCCGGAAATTTCGGCAGAGGGTGACGTGCTTTATTCGGAGCTAACGCAGCTTTCTCCCGATGGTTCAGTTTTTGAAGGTGGAATTAACCATACAGGTTCTATCCGTTTGGACCAGGTGACTGACAAGAAAATCCTGAAGTCACTTGTAGGTCTCAAAAAGGATGATGTTGTTGAGCTGGATGTTCAAAAGGCTTTTAATAATGATGAGGTTATCATTGCTAAGCTTCTGAACATTTCGGAAGAAGATGCAAAAGAGGTGAAGTCTAATTTCCGCGTGACGGTCAAAAATGTGAACCGTCTTGAAGAAGCTGATCTGAACCAGGAGTTCTTTGATAAATTGTTTGGTGAAGGTACAGTGACCGACGAGGCCGGATTTACTGCTAAGATCACTGAAGAGATTGAAAGCATGTTTGCTCAGGATGCCGACCGGAAACTGCAGAACGATATGTACAACCAGTTGATGGAGAGCGTGAATATCGAACTTCCTGATGCATTTTTAAGGAAATGGCTTAAGGCAACGAATGAGAAGCTGACCGACGAGGAGCTGGAAGAAGGTTATAACGACTTTGCTAAAAACCTGAAGTGGACGCTGATCGAGAACAAGATCATTAAGGACAACGAAATCGAGATTAAATATGAAGACGTATTTGCACTCGCAAAACAGCGTCTTGATGCACAGTTCAGAATGTACAGTCCTTCACCATTGCCGGAAGACCAATTGGCTCAGTACACCGCCAACTTCCTGAAAGAAAAAGACAATGCAAACCGTATTTTCGATGAAGTGAAAGCACTCAAGGTGTTTGAATACATCAAATCGGTAGCTACCCTTAATGAGGAAGAAATCACTTACAATAAGTTCACCGAATTAAAGTAG
- a CDS encoding DUF4397 domain-containing protein, whose amino-acid sequence MKNKFLSKGMFMGAIVLALATTVSSCKKDDIDESGSANVKVVNASTASTAQGFYLAGRTVVQGGLTFGNASDYISVNSGNNLQLQFRNEGSSSNYASAQMDLDNGAYYTVFLAGDGQAARVKVYKDDRSAPTSGKVKVRFAHLSDAAPSAIDIRTSAGTTLIAGLSRDNASNYIEVNPGVVSLQVFPAGQNTNVNAAFDITALAENRIYTIYVTGSTENSISVRQISHN is encoded by the coding sequence ATGAAAAACAAATTTTTATCAAAAGGAATGTTTATGGGTGCCATAGTACTGGCGCTAGCAACAACGGTGTCATCTTGTAAGAAAGATGACATAGACGAATCCGGATCAGCGAATGTGAAGGTAGTGAATGCCTCTACGGCGTCTACAGCACAGGGCTTTTACCTGGCCGGCAGAACAGTAGTGCAGGGCGGATTGACCTTCGGAAATGCTTCTGATTATATTTCGGTGAACTCAGGCAACAATCTGCAGTTGCAGTTCAGAAATGAAGGATCTTCTTCTAATTACGCCAGTGCACAGATGGATCTTGATAATGGTGCTTACTACACCGTATTCCTGGCAGGCGATGGTCAGGCTGCAAGGGTTAAAGTGTACAAAGACGACAGGTCGGCCCCAACAAGCGGGAAAGTTAAAGTTAGGTTTGCTCACCTGAGTGATGCCGCGCCTTCGGCCATCGATATCAGAACCAGTGCAGGTACAACGCTGATTGCCGGACTTTCGCGCGATAATGCGAGCAATTACATTGAGGTAAACCCTGGTGTGGTGTCGCTGCAGGTATTTCCAGCAGGTCAGAATACCAACGTAAATGCCGCATTTGATATTACCGCGCTGGCAGAAAACAGGATTTATACCATTTATGTGACTGGATCTACAGAAAACAGCATTTCCGTGAGACAAATCTCACATAACTAA
- a CDS encoding ABC transporter substrate-binding protein yields MHQLFTDQMGREVSINFPPRRIVSLVPSQTELLFDLGLNEEVVGLTKFCIHPIDKFAARTKVGGTKTLHMDRIRDLKPDLIIGNKEENQQDQIELLEREFPVWMSDIYTLGDAISMIRDIGAMVNRSPEAGYLTHLIRAGFDDLQRLAEQRGTIKRVAYLIWKDPYMAAARDTFIDHLLRLNGFVNVIRDLRYPEVTLEKLSDLQPDLVFLSSEPYPFKEKHVLEIARALPDAKVMLVDGEMFSWYGSRLVKAVEYLFHLQQELASV; encoded by the coding sequence ATGCATCAGCTATTTACGGATCAGATGGGGCGGGAGGTTTCTATTAACTTCCCGCCCCGTCGTATTGTTTCGCTTGTACCGTCGCAGACTGAACTGCTGTTCGATCTGGGTTTGAACGAGGAGGTGGTTGGGCTGACTAAATTTTGTATCCACCCAATCGATAAGTTTGCCGCACGTACAAAGGTGGGGGGTACCAAAACACTTCATATGGACCGGATCAGGGATCTGAAGCCAGACCTGATCATTGGAAACAAGGAGGAGAACCAGCAAGATCAGATTGAACTCCTGGAGCGGGAGTTTCCGGTATGGATGAGTGATATTTATACCCTCGGCGATGCAATTTCTATGATCCGTGATATTGGCGCGATGGTAAACCGCAGTCCCGAAGCAGGCTATCTGACGCATCTTATACGTGCCGGATTTGACGATCTGCAAAGACTTGCGGAGCAAAGGGGAACGATTAAACGTGTGGCCTATCTGATCTGGAAGGATCCATATATGGCCGCTGCCCGGGATACGTTTATCGACCATTTGCTTAGACTGAACGGTTTCGTTAACGTGATCAGGGACCTGCGTTACCCGGAAGTGACGCTGGAAAAGTTATCTGATTTACAACCTGATCTGGTGTTTTTATCTTCGGAGCCATATCCCTTTAAAGAGAAACACGTGCTTGAGATAGCTCGCGCATTGCCTGATGCCAAAGTAATGCTTGTGGACGGAGAGATGTTTTCCTGGTATGGTAGCCGGCTGGTTAAGGCGGTGGAATATCTTTTTCATTTACAGCAGGAATTAGCTTCTGTATAG
- a CDS encoding glucose-1-phosphate adenylyltransferase produces the protein MTEKVLGVILGGGQGSRLAPLTQTRSKPAVPIAGKYRLVDIPISNCLNSGIHRMFVLTQFNSASLNKHIKNTYHFSHFSTAFVDILAAEQTPDNPTWFQGTADAVRQTMHHLLNHEFEYVLILSGDQLYQMDFNEMVDAHIESGVEMTLATIPVNAKDAPSFGILKANEQNIITSFIEKPKTELLVDWASDTGPEMQAEGRDYLASMGIYIFNRDLLIRIFSENEEEKDFGKEIIPRLLNEYDVLSFQYEGYWTDIGNISSFFEANLGLTDDIPKFNLFDHNHSIFTRARMLPPSKLLGTTLDKTVIAEGCILQAESIKHAVIGIRARIGVETQIESCYVMGNDKYQTLEEIADDKANGVPMIGIGDRCFIKNAIIDKNSRIGDDVRIVGGDHLEDGDFELYTIKDGIVVVKKGAVVPSGTTIE, from the coding sequence ATGACTGAAAAAGTTCTAGGTGTAATTCTTGGCGGGGGCCAGGGCTCAAGGTTAGCTCCTCTTACACAAACTCGCTCTAAGCCTGCAGTGCCGATTGCAGGCAAATACAGATTGGTTGATATTCCGATCTCTAATTGCTTAAACTCGGGCATACACCGTATGTTTGTACTCACGCAGTTCAACTCTGCGTCGCTCAATAAGCATATCAAGAATACCTATCATTTCAGTCATTTCAGTACGGCCTTTGTAGACATACTTGCGGCAGAGCAGACACCGGATAATCCCACCTGGTTCCAGGGAACTGCGGATGCGGTGCGCCAAACCATGCATCACCTGCTGAACCACGAGTTTGAATACGTGTTGATCCTTTCGGGCGACCAGCTCTACCAGATGGATTTCAATGAGATGGTAGACGCACATATTGAAAGCGGGGTAGAGATGACGCTGGCGACCATACCGGTAAACGCCAAAGATGCGCCAAGCTTCGGTATCTTGAAGGCGAATGAGCAGAACATCATTACATCTTTCATAGAGAAACCTAAAACCGAGTTGCTGGTCGACTGGGCCTCCGACACTGGTCCGGAAATGCAGGCGGAGGGCAGGGACTATCTTGCTTCTATGGGGATTTATATCTTTAACAGGGATTTGCTGATCAGAATCTTCTCTGAAAATGAAGAGGAAAAGGATTTTGGGAAGGAGATCATTCCGCGCCTGCTGAACGAGTACGATGTGCTCAGCTTCCAGTATGAGGGGTACTGGACCGACATAGGTAATATTTCTTCGTTCTTCGAGGCCAATCTGGGCCTGACTGACGACATTCCGAAGTTTAACCTGTTCGATCATAATCATAGCATCTTTACCCGGGCGCGTATGCTTCCTCCGTCAAAACTGCTGGGCACAACACTCGATAAAACCGTCATTGCGGAGGGTTGTATCCTGCAGGCCGAGAGCATTAAACATGCGGTGATCGGCATCAGGGCAAGAATCGGCGTGGAAACGCAGATCGAAAGCTGTTATGTGATGGGTAACGATAAATACCAGACGCTGGAAGAAATTGCTGATGATAAGGCGAACGGTGTTCCGATGATCGGTATCGGCGACAGGTGTTTTATTAAGAATGCGATTATCGACAAAAACAGCCGCATCGGTGATGATGTACGGATTGTAGGCGGTGACCATCTGGAGGATGGCGACTTTGAACTTTATACCATTAAGGATGGTATTGTTGTGGTGAAAAAAGGTGCTGTTGTTCCGAGCGGTACAACGATCGAGTAA
- a CDS encoding glycogen synthase yields the protein MEIIHFSAECYPVAKVGGLGDVVGALPKYQNKLGHIAKVVMPAYENSFLHNNEFEVVYNGWVRVGIGNFQARVLREVSNKLGFDLFLVQVDGLMNRDRVYGYGDDTERFLAFQIAALDWIAQWKHRPDVIHCHDHHTGLIPFMTAYCRQFASLSHIPTILTIHNAQYQGQFGWDRLGYIPAFDLWKSGMLDWNGAINPLAAAIKCAWRVTTVSPSYLDEISYQANGLESLLTRERGKSAGILNGIDTDVWNPATDAMLPKKYNLRTIESGKIANKAALCDVFSLDPDKPLFTFIGRLVGEKGADLLPDIFYNALREHGAEMNILVLGSGEPAVEGRLNELKGVFPGHYNVFIGYNEQLSHQMYAGADFLLMPSRVEPCGLNQMYALRYGTVPIVRRIGGLKDTIIDIGDEGFGICHDQTSVWDVNHAMGRAMDLYRDKKKMKEIRKFMMQLDHSWDKAAQEYINLYHI from the coding sequence ATGGAGATAATACACTTCAGTGCGGAGTGCTACCCGGTAGCTAAAGTTGGCGGTTTGGGTGATGTGGTGGGGGCGCTGCCGAAATACCAGAATAAGCTCGGACATATAGCAAAGGTGGTGATGCCGGCCTATGAAAACAGCTTTCTACACAACAATGAATTTGAAGTGGTGTACAATGGCTGGGTGCGTGTGGGCATTGGTAATTTTCAGGCCAGGGTACTCCGGGAGGTTAGTAATAAACTGGGCTTCGATCTGTTTCTGGTGCAGGTAGACGGACTGATGAACCGCGACCGGGTTTATGGGTATGGCGACGATACGGAGCGGTTCCTGGCTTTTCAGATAGCGGCGCTCGACTGGATTGCGCAGTGGAAGCACCGGCCCGATGTGATCCATTGTCACGATCACCATACCGGTCTTATTCCTTTCATGACGGCTTACTGCCGGCAGTTTGCCAGTCTGAGTCATATTCCTACAATTCTTACCATACATAACGCGCAGTATCAGGGGCAGTTTGGCTGGGACCGTTTAGGTTATATTCCTGCATTTGATTTATGGAAGTCGGGCATGCTCGACTGGAACGGGGCGATTAATCCGCTTGCTGCGGCAATCAAGTGCGCCTGGAGGGTTACTACGGTGTCGCCGAGCTACCTGGACGAGATCAGTTACCAGGCCAACGGACTGGAAAGCCTCCTTACCAGAGAACGCGGGAAGTCGGCCGGAATACTCAATGGAATTGATACCGATGTATGGAATCCTGCTACGGATGCAATGCTCCCCAAAAAATATAATTTACGCACCATCGAAAGTGGAAAAATAGCAAACAAAGCGGCCTTATGCGATGTTTTTAGCCTGGATCCGGACAAGCCGCTGTTTACCTTTATTGGTCGACTGGTAGGTGAGAAAGGGGCAGATCTTTTACCTGATATTTTCTATAACGCGCTGCGTGAGCATGGTGCAGAAATGAATATATTGGTGCTGGGCTCGGGAGAGCCTGCTGTGGAAGGAAGGCTCAATGAACTCAAGGGCGTGTTTCCGGGACATTATAACGTTTTTATAGGTTACAATGAGCAGTTATCACACCAAATGTACGCGGGAGCAGATTTTCTGCTGATGCCTAGCAGAGTAGAGCCTTGCGGACTGAACCAGATGTATGCGCTCCGTTACGGTACTGTGCCTATTGTGAGAAGAATTGGCGGTTTGAAAGACACGATTATAGACATAGGCGACGAAGGTTTTGGCATATGCCACGATCAGACCAGTGTGTGGGACGTGAACCATGCGATGGGAAGGGCGATGGATCTGTATCGTGATAAAAAGAAGATGAAAGAAATTCGTAAGTTTATGATGCAGCTGGACCACTCGTGGGACAAGGCTGCGCAGGAATATATTAATCTGTACCATATTTAA
- a CDS encoding sulfate adenylyltransferase subunit 1, translating into MNILKFFTAGSVDDGKSTLIGRLLYDTGSILADQLEALQASNRKNDDGSIDLAILTDGLRAEREQGITIDVAYKYFQTDKRKFIIADTPGHIQYTRNMVTGASTAKLAIILIDARNGVVEQTIRHSYLVSLLGIEHVVVCLNKMDMVGYSETVFNAIREKYQSLAAELKLKDVNFIPVSALKGDNIVHESENMPWYDGRSLLHFLESVDVSADDNDLARMPVQWVVRPQTEELHDYRGYAGRILSGAFHVNDRVTVLPSGYSSVIERIEIFDQTPETAHAGQSVTLHLQDDIDISRGDVLVNSAQLPQHTQEIEADICWMDTRPLDDSITYLLQHNSKITKCKIKEIIYRVDINTLDKQPAYEFKLNDIGRVLIKTADALPFDLYHENKANGAAILIDSRTNLTVAALMFRRAAD; encoded by the coding sequence ATGAATATATTGAAGTTTTTTACTGCAGGGAGTGTCGACGACGGAAAGAGTACGCTCATCGGCAGGTTATTATACGATACCGGCTCTATTTTGGCCGACCAGCTGGAGGCGCTGCAGGCGAGCAACCGCAAGAATGATGACGGCTCGATTGATCTGGCGATACTGACCGATGGCCTGCGCGCTGAGCGTGAACAGGGAATTACCATTGACGTAGCCTATAAGTACTTTCAGACAGACAAAAGGAAGTTTATTATAGCGGATACACCCGGACATATTCAGTATACGCGCAATATGGTTACCGGTGCTTCTACGGCCAAACTGGCTATTATATTAATAGACGCGCGGAATGGGGTGGTTGAGCAAACCATCAGGCACTCTTATCTGGTGTCGCTGCTGGGCATTGAGCATGTGGTGGTATGTTTAAATAAGATGGACATGGTGGGCTACAGCGAAACGGTGTTTAATGCAATCCGGGAAAAGTACCAGTCGCTAGCCGCTGAACTGAAACTAAAGGATGTGAACTTTATTCCGGTGAGCGCACTGAAGGGCGATAATATTGTTCATGAGTCGGAGAATATGCCCTGGTACGACGGACGAAGCCTGCTTCATTTCCTGGAAAGCGTGGATGTATCGGCCGACGACAATGATTTGGCGAGGATGCCCGTGCAATGGGTTGTTCGTCCGCAGACAGAAGAACTGCACGACTACAGGGGCTATGCAGGCCGGATACTGAGCGGGGCTTTTCATGTGAACGACCGCGTGACGGTACTTCCTTCAGGCTACAGCTCGGTGATAGAGCGTATCGAGATCTTTGATCAGACGCCCGAAACCGCACATGCGGGGCAATCGGTAACGCTGCATCTGCAAGACGATATCGACATCAGCAGGGGAGATGTACTGGTCAATTCGGCACAATTGCCTCAGCATACGCAGGAGATTGAGGCCGACATCTGCTGGATGGATACGCGTCCGCTCGATGATAGCATCACTTACCTGCTTCAGCACAACAGCAAGATCACCAAATGCAAGATCAAAGAGATCATTTACCGGGTGGATATTAATACGCTCGACAAGCAGCCGGCCTACGAATTTAAGCTGAATGACATCGGTCGGGTGCTTATTAAGACGGCGGACGCCCTTCCTTTTGATCTTTATCATGAGAATAAGGCTAATGGTGCGGCCATTTTGATAGACAGCCGGACGAACTTAACCGTTGCAGCTCTGATGTTTAGGCGGGCGGCCGACTAA
- the cysD gene encoding sulfate adenylyltransferase subunit CysD, whose translation MSKYNLDYLDELEAEAIHILREVAGQFEKPALLFSGGKDSITLVRLAEKAFRPGKFPFPLVHIDTGHNFEETIAYRDKMIERIGERLIVGYVQESIDQGKVVEQTGKNASRNALQTVTLLDTIALHGFDACIGGARRDEEKARAKERIFSVRDEFGQWDPKRQRPELWNIYNGKIHKGENVRVFPISNWTELDVWNYIKREGIELPSIYFAHEREVITRNGQLMAASPFLNMDHEDVVERRKVRFRTVGDMSCTAAVESEADQLDDIIAEISASKISERGARMDDKVSEAAMEDRKKGGYF comes from the coding sequence ATGAGTAAATATAATTTAGATTATTTAGATGAGCTTGAGGCCGAAGCGATTCATATCCTCCGGGAGGTGGCAGGCCAGTTCGAGAAACCTGCCCTGCTTTTTTCGGGTGGTAAGGACTCTATCACCCTGGTGAGACTGGCCGAAAAGGCTTTCAGGCCGGGAAAATTCCCATTTCCCCTGGTGCATATAGACACCGGGCATAATTTTGAGGAAACGATTGCTTATCGCGACAAGATGATTGAGCGTATTGGCGAGCGACTGATCGTGGGTTATGTGCAGGAGTCTATAGATCAGGGCAAGGTGGTGGAGCAGACCGGCAAGAATGCCAGTCGCAATGCCCTGCAAACGGTAACTTTGCTGGATACGATTGCGCTGCATGGTTTTGATGCCTGTATTGGCGGTGCACGCCGCGACGAGGAAAAGGCCAGGGCAAAAGAACGCATTTTTTCGGTGCGCGACGAGTTTGGTCAGTGGGACCCTAAACGCCAGCGCCCGGAGCTGTGGAACATCTATAACGGTAAAATCCACAAGGGCGAGAATGTGCGGGTATTCCCGATCAGCAACTGGACGGAACTTGATGTTTGGAACTACATAAAACGCGAGGGCATTGAGCTGCCTTCGATCTATTTTGCGCATGAGCGTGAGGTGATTACCCGCAATGGTCAGCTCATGGCCGCATCACCTTTTTTAAATATGGACCATGAAGATGTGGTGGAGCGTAGGAAAGTCAGATTCAGAACGGTGGGCGACATGAGTTGCACGGCTGCGGTGGAATCGGAGGCCGACCAGCTGGACGATATTATTGCTGAGATCAGCGCATCTAAAATAAGTGAACGCGGCGCCCGTATGGACGATAAGGTATCGGAGGCTGCTATGGAAGACCGTAAGAAAGGAGGGTATTTCTAA
- a CDS encoding phosphoadenylyl-sulfate reductase, whose product MNEQLELISGQIAGMDPVAALRRLTEQYPGRVVFSTSFGWEDQVITHLIFSNDLPIEVFTLETGRLFPETYYVWNRTLEIYNKPIKAYFPEAAALQRMVDAKGPSSFYTSVENRKECCYIRKIEPLKRALSGHKIWVTGIRAEQSPNRHDMRNLEWDEGNQMMKYHPLFEWSLNEVKDFIKKHNIVYNTLHDRGFPSIGCAPCTRAVLEGEDFRAGRWWWEDQSKKECGLHATT is encoded by the coding sequence ATGAATGAACAGTTGGAACTGATATCAGGGCAGATTGCAGGTATGGATCCGGTGGCGGCGTTAAGGCGCCTAACAGAGCAGTATCCGGGCCGTGTGGTTTTCTCGACAAGCTTTGGTTGGGAAGATCAGGTGATTACACATCTTATTTTTTCAAACGATCTGCCGATCGAGGTATTTACGCTCGAGACAGGGCGCCTGTTTCCGGAGACCTATTATGTATGGAACCGGACACTGGAAATCTACAACAAACCTATCAAAGCCTATTTTCCGGAGGCCGCAGCTTTACAGCGCATGGTAGACGCCAAAGGGCCTAGCAGTTTCTACACCTCGGTGGAGAACAGAAAGGAATGCTGTTACATCAGGAAAATAGAACCTCTGAAACGCGCGCTGAGCGGTCATAAAATATGGGTAACAGGAATACGTGCGGAACAGTCGCCCAACCGCCACGACATGCGTAACCTGGAATGGGATGAAGGCAATCAGATGATGAAGTATCACCCGCTCTTCGAGTGGTCGCTCAACGAGGTAAAAGACTTTATAAAGAAGCACAATATTGTATATAATACCCTTCACGACAGGGGCTTTCCGAGTATAGGATGTGCGCCGTGTACACGCGCGGTGCTTGAGGGTGAAGATTTCAGGGCGGGCCGCTGGTGGTGGGAAGACCAGTCGAAAAAGGAATGCGGCTTACATGCCACAACATAA